One segment of Rhodopirellula baltica SH 1 DNA contains the following:
- a CDS encoding HAD family hydrolase: protein MKFNRLSTFTASIAMLLAASVTAVASDPLASWNDNAAKQSVVAFVERVTDEGSPDFVPVEERIATFDNDGTLWSEQPYYFQLAFALDRVKAMAPDHPEWKTKQPFKGVLEGDLKAVMAGGKKSLIEIVAATHAGMTADEFEQIVTDWISTAKHPKTGRLYKEMIYQPMLELLTYLRANGFKTFIVSGGGIEFMRPWTEATYGIPPEQVVGSSIKSRYEVRDGKPVIVRLPEIDFVDDKEGKPVGIHSHIGRRPILAAGNSDGDWQMLQYTTIDHSPSFGLIVHHTDGEREWAYGRESHIGQLDKALDDAKQKGWTVVDMKQDWKTIYPGE from the coding sequence ATGAAATTCAATCGTCTTTCAACCTTCACCGCATCTATCGCTATGTTGCTGGCCGCTTCTGTCACCGCAGTAGCCAGCGATCCGCTTGCTTCCTGGAATGACAACGCGGCAAAGCAATCCGTTGTGGCGTTTGTCGAGCGGGTCACCGACGAGGGTTCACCAGACTTCGTCCCTGTCGAAGAACGCATCGCCACATTTGACAACGATGGAACGTTGTGGAGTGAGCAGCCCTACTACTTCCAGCTCGCCTTTGCACTGGACCGTGTCAAAGCGATGGCACCGGATCACCCCGAATGGAAGACCAAACAACCGTTCAAGGGTGTCCTGGAAGGCGATCTGAAAGCCGTCATGGCTGGCGGAAAGAAATCGCTGATCGAGATCGTTGCAGCCACGCATGCGGGCATGACCGCCGACGAGTTCGAACAGATTGTCACCGATTGGATATCGACCGCGAAACACCCCAAGACCGGACGACTGTACAAGGAAATGATCTATCAGCCGATGCTGGAATTGCTGACCTATCTTCGTGCCAACGGTTTCAAGACCTTCATCGTCTCGGGCGGTGGGATTGAATTCATGCGTCCATGGACAGAAGCCACCTACGGCATTCCACCGGAGCAAGTTGTTGGCAGCAGCATCAAGTCACGCTACGAGGTTCGCGACGGCAAACCCGTGATCGTGCGATTGCCAGAGATCGATTTCGTTGACGACAAAGAAGGCAAGCCAGTTGGCATACATTCTCACATTGGCAGGCGTCCGATTCTCGCTGCGGGCAACTCCGACGGCGACTGGCAAATGCTTCAGTACACCACGATTGACCATTCACCAAGTTTCGGATTGATCGTGCATCACACCGATGGCGAACGTGAATGGGCGTACGGCCGCGAATCGCATATCGGCCAACTCGACAAAGCTCTCGACGATGCCAAGCAAAAAGGCTGGACCGTCGTCGACATGAAGCAGGACTGGAAAACAATTTACCCAGGTGAGTGA
- a CDS encoding IS701-like element ISRba4 family transposase has translation MDVAELEQLEDRLNAYLARFGDCFRRSDTRAHLTTYVRGQLSDLDAKSVEPIALQAGTPVRTLQEFIAQHRWDEDGLRRRLIHIVRDEHVNKNTVAIIDETSDVKKGDKTPGVQRQWCGKVGKQENCIVTVHLAAANEDFHCMVDGELFLPESWSNDRERCAAAGIPDEMVYRPKWQIALELLDRSKEEGIEYPWLTADEGYGGKPGFLEALADRDQKFVLEVPRTFSVWEKHPEVTEQPYRKGGRGRGRKTPRVKSGESSPRSVETVFWHGEAMKAKRWKRYRVKDGEKGPIIWEAKRVRVTLKGSDGLPGLSLWLVVARNVLDGELKFFVSNASEFASMAMLLQVAFQRWRVERCFEDQKQEVGLDCYEGRRYLGLKRHLIITSLSYLFLSQTCQQEREKKSGVDNSANSRRGRRNRCQLVTPS, from the coding sequence ATGGATGTCGCTGAACTGGAACAACTCGAAGATCGGTTAAATGCTTACTTGGCTCGCTTTGGCGATTGTTTTCGACGAAGCGACACGAGGGCTCATTTGACGACCTATGTCCGTGGTCAACTTTCCGACCTGGACGCCAAGAGTGTGGAGCCGATTGCGTTGCAAGCCGGTACACCGGTGCGAACCTTGCAGGAATTTATCGCCCAGCATCGGTGGGACGAAGATGGACTTCGCAGGAGGCTGATCCACATCGTCCGTGATGAGCATGTCAACAAGAACACTGTCGCGATCATTGACGAAACCAGCGACGTCAAGAAGGGCGACAAAACGCCTGGCGTGCAACGACAGTGGTGCGGCAAAGTCGGCAAGCAGGAGAACTGTATCGTCACGGTTCATCTGGCTGCGGCGAACGAAGACTTTCACTGCATGGTCGATGGTGAACTGTTCCTCCCCGAGAGCTGGAGTAACGACCGCGAGCGTTGTGCCGCCGCCGGCATTCCCGATGAGATGGTCTATCGCCCCAAGTGGCAGATCGCGTTGGAATTGCTTGATCGCAGTAAGGAGGAGGGGATTGAATATCCTTGGCTAACCGCTGACGAAGGCTACGGCGGTAAACCTGGATTCCTGGAAGCTCTTGCCGACCGCGATCAGAAGTTTGTGCTTGAAGTGCCGCGAACGTTTTCGGTTTGGGAGAAGCATCCCGAAGTGACCGAGCAGCCCTATCGCAAGGGCGGCCGCGGCCGAGGTCGCAAGACACCCCGCGTCAAGAGCGGGGAAAGTTCGCCGCGAAGTGTTGAAACAGTGTTCTGGCACGGCGAAGCGATGAAAGCGAAACGCTGGAAACGCTACCGCGTCAAAGACGGCGAGAAAGGTCCCATCATCTGGGAAGCCAAGCGGGTTCGCGTCACACTCAAAGGCAGCGACGGACTACCGGGGCTGTCTCTGTGGTTGGTGGTCGCGAGAAACGTGCTTGACGGCGAACTGAAATTCTTCGTCAGCAACGCGAGCGAGTTCGCTTCGATGGCGATGCTGCTACAGGTTGCGTTTCAGCGATGGCGAGTGGAACGTTGTTTCGAGGATCAGAAACAAGAGGTCGGCTTAGACTGTTACGAGGGGCGCCGATACTTGGGTCTGAAACGCCACTTGATCATCACGTCGTTGAGCTATCTGTTTCTTTCGCAAACCTGCCAGCAGGAGCGGGAAAAAAAATCCGGAGTGGACAATTCAGCAAATTCGCGACGCGGTCGACGCAATCGTTGTCAGCTGGTCACTCCCTCGTGA
- a CDS encoding methyltransferase domain-containing protein has protein sequence MNVEAAVRERYAQAAHEREAELCCPVDYDAKYLKVIPQEVIDRDYGCGDPSKYVRPGETVLDLGSGGGKICFIASQVVGEEGHVIGVDMNDDMLALARESQPKVAEAIGYDNVTFRKGKIQDLAIDRDEVQQYLKQHPVTDDAGLRALEAYLAEQRRESPMIDDETIDVVVSNCVLNLVDADEKELLFDEIFRVLRPGGRAVISDIVCDEDVPEAMQADPELWSGCISGAYKLSAFLEAFENAGFEDIQIAVLQTEPWRVVEGIAFRSMTVIATRPDEDAIQSGAGSASGYQRVYRGPFKYVCDDAGRMYTRGEVCTDELAEAASRETIADHFAVYSSDEDAQRKSFSLPTATDCCSGDSCC, from the coding sequence ATGAATGTCGAAGCCGCTGTCCGTGAACGCTATGCCCAAGCAGCCCATGAACGCGAGGCTGAACTTTGTTGCCCGGTCGACTACGACGCGAAGTACCTGAAAGTCATTCCTCAAGAAGTCATCGATCGCGACTACGGTTGTGGTGATCCATCGAAGTACGTTCGTCCCGGCGAGACCGTTTTGGATCTAGGCAGCGGCGGCGGAAAGATATGTTTCATCGCTTCGCAGGTGGTCGGCGAGGAAGGTCACGTGATCGGTGTCGACATGAACGATGACATGCTGGCTCTGGCTCGCGAGTCGCAACCCAAGGTTGCCGAAGCGATCGGTTACGACAACGTCACGTTTCGCAAAGGCAAGATTCAAGATCTCGCGATCGACCGCGATGAGGTTCAGCAGTATCTGAAGCAACATCCTGTGACCGACGATGCTGGCCTGCGTGCACTGGAGGCGTACTTGGCCGAGCAACGTCGGGAGTCGCCGATGATTGATGATGAAACGATCGATGTCGTGGTCAGCAATTGTGTGTTGAACTTGGTCGATGCGGATGAGAAGGAGTTGTTGTTCGACGAGATTTTTCGCGTCTTGCGACCGGGCGGAAGAGCGGTGATCAGCGACATTGTTTGTGACGAAGATGTTCCCGAAGCGATGCAAGCGGATCCGGAATTATGGAGCGGTTGCATCTCGGGGGCTTACAAGTTGTCAGCGTTTTTGGAAGCGTTCGAAAACGCGGGCTTCGAGGACATTCAAATCGCGGTCCTGCAAACCGAACCTTGGCGAGTCGTCGAAGGCATCGCGTTTCGCTCCATGACCGTGATCGCAACTCGCCCCGATGAAGATGCAATTCAGTCCGGTGCTGGATCGGCGAGCGGTTACCAGCGGGTTTACCGTGGTCCTTTCAAGTACGTGTGTGACGACGCCGGTCGAATGTACACGCGAGGTGAAGTCTGCACCGATGAACTCGCCGAGGCGGCCTCGCGGGAAACCATCGCCGATCATTTCGCGGTCTACTCCAGCGACGAGGATGCACAACGCAAAAGCTTCTCTCTGCCAACGGCAACCGACTGCTGTTCCGGTGACAGTTGCTGTTGA
- the arsS gene encoding arsenosugar biosynthesis radical SAM (seleno)protein ArsS (Some members of this family are selenoproteins.), with translation MTSLLPIVNEGLPTGLVPTFASRVAGGALRRNQLNQLQINLGKLCNQTCTHCHVDAGPTKKRENMDDRTADRLLELVAECSSITTVDLTGGAPEMNPNFRRLATTFRAAGLRVIDRCNLTILSEPGFDWVAEFLAEHEIDVVASLPCYLEDNVDGQRGGGVFGRSIDGLLKLNELGYRRGSATHRLDLVYNPTGPSLPPDQAKLEADYRRELSARYGIEFGSLLTITNIPIRRYAQYLQKRGLLDDYLRLLSDNFNPNATDEVMCRSLVSISWDGQIYDCDFNQMIGLSQKPRTVWSIGSLDELIDQPIALADHCYGCTAGAGSGCGGALLR, from the coding sequence GTGACGAGTTTGCTACCGATTGTGAATGAAGGTCTACCCACCGGATTGGTGCCGACATTCGCATCTCGGGTCGCAGGTGGGGCTCTCCGGCGAAATCAGTTGAACCAGTTGCAGATCAACCTCGGCAAACTTTGCAATCAAACATGCACCCACTGTCACGTTGACGCTGGCCCGACAAAGAAACGTGAAAACATGGACGACCGCACCGCGGATCGTTTGCTGGAATTGGTGGCGGAGTGCTCGTCGATCACGACGGTTGATTTGACCGGCGGCGCACCGGAGATGAATCCCAATTTCCGACGGTTGGCCACCACTTTTCGAGCCGCCGGACTGCGAGTCATTGATCGGTGCAATCTGACCATTCTGAGCGAGCCCGGTTTTGATTGGGTGGCTGAATTTTTGGCTGAGCACGAAATCGATGTCGTCGCCTCGTTGCCTTGCTATTTGGAAGACAACGTTGACGGTCAACGCGGTGGCGGCGTTTTCGGACGCAGCATCGATGGTCTGTTGAAACTGAATGAGCTCGGGTATCGCCGCGGCAGCGCCACGCATCGGCTGGATCTAGTTTACAACCCCACCGGACCGTCGCTTCCGCCGGATCAAGCAAAATTGGAAGCCGACTACCGCCGCGAATTGTCAGCTCGTTACGGGATTGAATTCGGCAGTTTGCTGACGATCACCAACATTCCGATCCGCCGCTACGCTCAATACCTGCAAAAACGCGGTTTGCTGGACGACTATCTGCGGTTGCTGTCGGATAACTTCAATCCAAATGCCACGGATGAAGTGATGTGCCGATCGCTGGTGTCCATCAGCTGGGATGGTCAAATCTACGATTGTGATTTCAACCAGATGATTGGTTTGTCGCAGAAACCTCGGACCGTTTGGTCCATCGGATCGCTGGACGAACTGATCGACCAACCCATCGCTTTGGCCGATCACTGCTACGGCTGCACCGCTGGTGCGGGCAGCGGTTGTGGCGGCGCACTGCTGCGCTGA
- the deoC gene encoding deoxyribose-phosphate aldolase — protein sequence MADYQYHDVSKMIDHSLLPPTLTEADLDSGIDLAIAYEVASVCILPYYLKRCAAKLAGTGVKASTTIGFPHGGHTTAIKKAEAEQAIQDGCEELDFVVNISQVLSGGWDYVQNEIGEVTELTHAAGQKIKVIFENCYLQDEHKIRLCEICTELKVDWVKTSTGYGTGGATMDDLRLMRQHSGENVQVKAAGGVRDLATLLEVRALGASRCGASRTAEMLGEARKQLGMPAIEITATGSSGY from the coding sequence ATGGCTGACTATCAATATCACGACGTCTCCAAGATGATTGACCACTCGCTGCTTCCACCCACACTGACCGAAGCGGACTTGGATTCCGGCATCGATTTGGCAATCGCTTATGAAGTCGCCAGCGTTTGTATCTTGCCCTACTACTTGAAACGTTGTGCTGCGAAGCTCGCGGGCACCGGCGTGAAAGCGTCAACCACGATCGGTTTTCCTCATGGTGGTCACACCACCGCGATCAAGAAAGCCGAAGCCGAACAAGCCATCCAAGATGGCTGCGAAGAACTCGACTTCGTCGTCAACATCTCGCAAGTCCTGAGCGGCGGTTGGGACTACGTCCAAAATGAAATTGGCGAGGTCACCGAACTGACCCATGCGGCCGGACAAAAGATCAAGGTGATCTTCGAGAACTGCTACCTGCAGGACGAACACAAGATTCGTCTGTGCGAGATCTGCACCGAGCTCAAAGTGGACTGGGTCAAAACATCGACTGGTTATGGAACTGGAGGCGCGACCATGGACGACCTGCGTCTGATGCGACAACACTCAGGCGAAAACGTCCAAGTCAAAGCTGCCGGTGGCGTCCGAGATCTCGCGACACTGCTGGAGGTCCGAGCCCTCGGAGCATCCCGTTGCGGTGCCAGCCGAACCGCCGAGATGCTGGGCGAAGCCCGAAAGCAACTTGGCATGCCCGCGATTGAAATCACCGCGACCGGCAGCTCCGGCTACTGA
- a CDS encoding DUF1583 domain-containing protein: MQNATRASVLTHLGFIAVVVVSHGCFLPAAYGQTAEQAASLNTPSVNGDLDAGTSTSPLDKRVRELLIGSDLFADNVLEIRRLASQVPADERLDFLCRWILPSPSHANFRVSGDLPPTNPSPSVRREAAFGTHDSSIISPVYDALKLAKQQEKLGELRQRVSSIVPQSSRDAQARQALLALIDLERGNQIDAEESIVLLHELTSTATENSLADLWPAVLVAHRGNAQFARSRALGELISFLHQNCVARNRSDLPNSFTSQIRGISAEFFGREWESSDEAVQRIYDWTADYLQEWIPIREATASMRGNGDAVAQWIQNSSGVVVHRGGSHNEYLAFATPLQGNYSVEADLAAKKRGQILSAGRFDGLGHRNNHYRSGVLSWGLDNIELNKPFEKIDGWIHYRTTINDNTQTVHLNGRQIREESVATNAAPWLAMRSWHQDNAHFRNLHIGGAPETPDKVSLLTSRGLSGWTDYFGGSRPEYKGRWKSVATARGETMIVDPKREDLPQSNCESLLRYFRPLMRGDRVEYDFFYDPGKVSAHPALDRLALLITSDGVAEHWITDGCFDRSQLRPDNIVVRSDHQRHQGTVPLRPSQWNHIHLQLVDAKIQLSLNEQLIYECPLDNESDRTFGLFHFADREELRAKGLTLHGNWPQQLSTPQTLADSIPDQLQSDLAGLTSVFTHDFRNEEDTTRYFNAKTLLTSGNAVTTEEGLRLSAASFGPWKQIRTSPQFSLRGDFDVVAEFNHAIVPESGDLAHVALMISLEDSLSPKLMASSGFSKDHGLHLMGSIHLEYPDGTRTSLTGRSSSESTSGKLRIARRQDEIFFLFAEADNGIWRLIHQEKGSTGNVPLGGVKLACIVKGNVTTSTTWNQVSLRAEEMLVSSSPDPKPVLSVVRLDGTGLRDLAEPTGSMTRVGSPDWSPDGKQIAYNQHAGSTRTARLMRIEVSGGVPVDLGFGSMPTYSPDGKQIAFSAAGQGVGIMAADGSNRTILDPRGWGIQWSPRPNLLTYSIGGNLFIWDLNTSSSRPILQGPYATRYSYIDWNISWSPDGELIAIKGRRRDNSDDEIAVVTVSAPSRLRVLASPTKIGGEFSWSSDSRHLLFPMLDIESGRSRLHSIDVAASGLPKIWPNQPSDRQIFGIDLSTDGTWFAFTAEPESRVVPWRRQPESSPYQAPAR, translated from the coding sequence ATGCAAAATGCAACTCGAGCGTCAGTGCTGACCCATCTTGGCTTCATCGCGGTTGTTGTCGTGTCTCATGGGTGCTTCCTGCCCGCTGCATATGGCCAAACGGCCGAGCAGGCGGCTTCACTCAACACCCCATCGGTCAATGGGGATCTCGATGCAGGAACCTCAACCTCCCCACTCGACAAACGCGTTCGAGAGTTACTAATCGGATCGGACCTGTTCGCCGACAACGTGCTGGAAATTCGAAGACTCGCATCACAGGTTCCTGCCGACGAACGCCTGGACTTCCTTTGTCGGTGGATTTTGCCTTCGCCGTCCCACGCGAACTTTCGTGTGTCAGGTGATTTACCTCCAACTAACCCATCACCGTCCGTTCGTCGTGAAGCCGCATTTGGAACGCACGATTCGTCGATCATCTCGCCTGTTTATGACGCGTTGAAACTTGCGAAACAACAAGAAAAATTGGGGGAGTTACGCCAAAGAGTGTCGTCAATCGTTCCGCAGAGTTCGCGTGACGCTCAAGCACGCCAGGCGTTGTTGGCACTGATCGATTTGGAGCGAGGGAACCAGATTGACGCAGAAGAATCAATCGTCTTGCTTCACGAACTGACATCCACGGCGACAGAAAATTCACTTGCAGATCTTTGGCCCGCCGTTCTGGTGGCCCACCGCGGGAACGCACAGTTCGCTCGCTCACGAGCATTGGGAGAATTGATTTCTTTTCTTCACCAAAACTGTGTCGCTCGCAATCGATCGGATCTTCCCAATTCATTCACCAGCCAAATCCGTGGAATCAGCGCCGAGTTCTTCGGTCGTGAATGGGAGTCCTCCGATGAAGCCGTCCAAAGGATTTATGACTGGACGGCAGACTACCTGCAAGAGTGGATTCCAATTCGAGAAGCAACCGCATCGATGCGAGGAAATGGTGATGCCGTTGCCCAATGGATTCAAAACAGCTCCGGGGTGGTGGTTCACCGTGGAGGCAGCCACAACGAGTACCTGGCGTTTGCGACGCCTTTGCAAGGCAACTACAGCGTTGAAGCGGATCTAGCAGCCAAAAAGCGTGGTCAAATCCTGTCAGCTGGTCGGTTCGATGGTCTTGGTCATCGAAACAACCACTATCGCAGCGGTGTATTGAGCTGGGGACTCGATAATATCGAATTGAACAAGCCTTTCGAGAAAATCGACGGCTGGATTCACTACCGCACGACAATCAACGACAACACTCAGACAGTTCACTTGAATGGGCGGCAAATCCGAGAAGAATCAGTCGCAACCAATGCAGCACCGTGGTTGGCGATGCGCAGTTGGCATCAAGACAACGCGCATTTTCGGAACCTTCATATCGGAGGTGCCCCCGAGACCCCTGACAAAGTCTCATTGCTGACCTCGCGTGGACTATCGGGATGGACGGACTATTTTGGCGGCTCTCGTCCCGAATACAAAGGACGTTGGAAAAGCGTCGCCACCGCACGTGGGGAGACGATGATCGTTGATCCCAAACGCGAGGATTTGCCTCAGTCAAATTGCGAGAGTCTGCTTCGGTATTTCCGACCGCTAATGAGAGGTGATCGTGTGGAATATGACTTCTTCTATGATCCGGGAAAGGTCAGCGCGCACCCGGCACTGGATCGCCTCGCCCTTCTGATCACCAGCGACGGCGTGGCCGAGCATTGGATCACCGATGGATGCTTTGACCGCAGTCAATTGCGTCCCGATAACATTGTCGTTCGATCAGACCACCAACGTCACCAAGGGACCGTCCCGCTGAGACCGTCGCAATGGAATCACATTCACTTGCAACTGGTTGACGCCAAGATCCAGCTATCATTGAACGAACAGCTCATCTACGAATGCCCCTTGGACAATGAAAGCGACCGCACATTCGGACTGTTTCACTTTGCCGACCGTGAAGAACTGAGAGCAAAAGGATTAACACTACATGGCAACTGGCCCCAACAACTGTCCACGCCACAAACACTCGCGGATTCCATTCCCGATCAACTTCAATCCGATCTTGCCGGTTTGACTTCGGTTTTCACACACGATTTCCGAAACGAAGAGGACACGACTCGCTACTTCAACGCGAAAACCCTGCTAACAAGCGGCAATGCAGTTACAACGGAAGAAGGCTTGCGTCTATCGGCGGCTTCATTCGGACCATGGAAGCAGATTCGTACCTCTCCTCAATTCTCCTTGCGAGGAGACTTTGATGTCGTTGCGGAATTCAACCACGCGATCGTTCCCGAGTCGGGCGACCTCGCTCATGTCGCCCTCATGATCTCGCTCGAGGATTCACTTTCTCCCAAACTGATGGCGTCGAGCGGATTCTCGAAGGATCACGGATTGCATCTGATGGGATCGATTCACCTCGAATATCCGGATGGAACGAGGACTTCTCTAACAGGACGAAGTTCTAGTGAGTCCACCTCTGGCAAGCTGAGAATCGCTCGGCGACAGGATGAAATCTTTTTCTTGTTTGCTGAGGCAGACAATGGTATCTGGCGATTGATTCATCAGGAAAAAGGTTCGACCGGAAACGTTCCGCTGGGCGGCGTCAAACTCGCTTGCATTGTCAAAGGCAATGTGACCACGTCAACGACCTGGAACCAAGTTTCACTACGAGCCGAAGAGATGCTGGTGTCGTCATCGCCTGATCCCAAGCCGGTTCTTTCGGTGGTTCGACTCGACGGAACGGGACTGCGAGACTTGGCCGAGCCGACGGGAAGTATGACAAGGGTCGGGTCGCCGGATTGGTCCCCCGATGGAAAACAAATCGCCTACAATCAGCACGCGGGTAGCACTCGGACAGCTCGGCTGATGCGCATCGAAGTATCAGGAGGTGTTCCGGTCGATCTGGGATTCGGATCAATGCCGACGTACTCACCCGATGGAAAACAGATTGCATTTTCGGCTGCTGGCCAAGGTGTTGGAATCATGGCCGCCGATGGCTCCAATCGCACGATACTCGATCCTCGCGGTTGGGGAATCCAGTGGTCTCCGCGCCCCAACCTGCTCACTTACAGCATTGGAGGCAACCTTTTTATCTGGGACCTGAACACGTCTTCCAGCAGACCCATTCTGCAAGGACCGTATGCAACTCGGTACAGCTACATCGACTGGAACATCAGCTGGTCACCCGACGGCGAACTGATTGCGATCAAGGGACGACGTCGCGACAACTCGGACGATGAAATTGCGGTTGTCACCGTGTCTGCTCCAAGTCGGCTTCGAGTCCTTGCGTCGCCTACAAAGATCGGCGGTGAGTTTAGCTGGTCATCTGATAGTCGCCATTTACTGTTCCCAATGTTGGACATCGAATCGGGACGGTCGCGGCTGCATTCAATTGACGTGGCTGCTTCGGGCTTGCCAAAAATATGGCCCAACCAACCAAGCGATCGACAGATTTTTGGAATTGATCTGTCGACCGATGGAACATGGTTCGCATTCACCGCCGAACCCGAATCCCGCGTCGTCCCCTGGCGAAGACAGCCAGAATCCTCGCCTTACCAGGCTCCCGCACGCTGA